Proteins encoded in a region of the Perca fluviatilis chromosome 8, GENO_Pfluv_1.0, whole genome shotgun sequence genome:
- the LOC120563452 gene encoding cystatin-B-like, with amino-acid sequence MADLLGGQFGPIMDATKEIQDLCDQVKSDVENKTTKKYQEYKAVKYRNHFVARLVTGTIYLIKVHVGGDDYIHMFIFRYLNGGEVALRDVKDHQTIDSPLEPF; translated from the exons ATGGCAGACCTGCTCGGAGGACAATTCGGTCCAATAATGGACGCCACTAAGGAAATTCAGGATCTGTGTGATCAG GTGAAGTCTGATGTGGAGAACAAGACAACAAAGAAGTATCAGGAATACAAAGCAGTTAAATACAGGAATCATTTTGTCGCTCGGCTTGTGACAGGAACCATATACCTTATCAAG GTTCATGTTGGAGGAGATGACTACATTCATATGTTTATCTTCCGATATCTTAACGGAGGAGAGGTTGCGCTACGTGATGTAAAGGATCATCAGACCATAGACAGCCCCCTCGAACCTTTTTAG